The Cuculus canorus isolate bCucCan1 chromosome 5, bCucCan1.pri, whole genome shotgun sequence genome window below encodes:
- the ATP5MJ gene encoding ATP synthase subunit ATP5MJ, mitochondrial, translating into MVQTMLPKSLRAMKFYFTTVYQEIWVGVALTAYAYYKISYGGKKAVADKSSGAGHH; encoded by the exons ATGGTGCAGACAATGCTTCCAAAGTCATTGAGAGCCATGAAATTCTACTTTACTACTGTGTATCAAGAAATATGGGTTGGTGTAGCATTAACAGCTTATGCCTATTACAAAATCTCATATGGTG gcaaaaaagCAGTGGCAGATA AGTCCTCTGGTGCTGGCCATCATTAA
- the RD3L gene encoding protein RD3-like produces the protein MPLFGWIKWSKNDSYKPARHPGSEVVTKTLLRELKWHLKERERLVQEIENEQKVQKTGMDYNWLKSYQNPQATIPATEQRQLEVLCSQIQPCQTGTVLSRFREVLAENDVLPWEIVYIFKQVLKDFLTTTEREHQQDQLVDAWNTNCSEHFSLHGDSSNKSDKDEIPTVSSYVDKNTQACSHLLS, from the exons ATGCCACTTTTTGGCTGGATAAAATGGTCAAAAAATGATTCCTACAAACCCGCAAGACATCCTGGATCAGAAGTAGTTACAAAAACTCTACTGCGAGAGTTGAAATGGCACCTGAAAGAGCGTGAAAGATTAGTGCAAGAGATTGAAAATGAGCAAAAAGTCCAGAAGACTGGCATGGATTACAACTGGCTGAAGAGTTACCAAAACCCTCAAGCAACAATTCCAGCTACGGAGCAGCGACAGCTCGAAGTTCTGTGTTCACAAATCCAGCCTTGCCAAACAGGAACTGTTCTCAGCAG aTTTCGTGAAGTTTTAGCAGAAAATGATGTTTTACCTTGGGAAATCGTCTACATATTCAAGCaagttttaaaagattttcttacCACCACTGAGAGAGAACATCAACAAGACCAACTGGTAGATGCATGGAATACAAATTGCTCTGAACATTTCAGCCTGCACGGAGACAGTTCTAACAAATCGGACAAAGACGAAATCCCCACGGTTTCCAGTTATGTCGACAAAAACACACAAGCATGTTCCCACCTTCTCTCATAG